From the genome of Pseudomonas sp. FP453:
CCTGCGCAACGACGCGGGCGCCGAGCAAAAGCTGACCGTCGCCGACAACAGCCTGCAAGTGGCGCGTGGCGATGACGTGGCCGAAGGCGACGTGATCGGCGTGACCCGGCATTGGGCGCTGGGCCCGTTGATGTGGGGCTTGTGGACCACGCTGTGGCTGTCGGTGGTGTCCGGCATCCTCGGGCTGGCGATCGGCTTGGCGACCGGCCTGTGCCGGCTGTCGAATAACCCGACCTTACGCGATCTGTCGACGATCTACGTCGAACTGGTACGCGGAACGCCGCTGTTGGTGCAGATCTTCATCTTCTATTTCTTTATCGGCACGGTGCTCAACCTGTCCCGGGAATTCGCCGGGATCGCCGCGCTGTCGCTGTTCACCGGTGCCTATGTGGCAGAGATCGTGCGCGCGGGCGTGCAGTCGATCACCCGTGGCCAGAACGAAGCCGCCCGCTCCCTGGGCCTGAGCGCCAGCCAGTCGATGCGCCACGTGGTGTTGCCGCAGGCGTTCAAGCGCGTGCTGCCGCCGCTGGCCGGGCAATTCATCAGCCTGGTGAAAGACACCTCGCTGGTCTCGGTGATCGCCATCACCGAACTGCTCAAAAGCGGCCGCGAAGTGATCACCACCTCGTTCTCGCCGTTTGAAATCCTGTTCTGCGTCGCAGGCTTGTACCTGTTGATCAACCTGCCGCTGTCGAAAATGGCCAGCCGGCTTGAGCGGAGGCTCGCGCAAAGTGATTGAAGTCCGCGATCTGGTAAAAGTCTTCGACACCCGTGGCCATGTGGTGCGCGCGGTGGACCACGTCACCACCCAGGTGGCCAAGGGTGAAGTGCTGGTGGTGATCGGCCCGTCGGGTTCCGGCAAGTCCACCTTCCTGCGCTGCCTCAATGGCCTGGAAGAATTCGACTCGGGCTCGGTGAGCATCGACGGCCTGCAACTGGCTGACCCGAAGACCGACGTGAACGCCTATCGCCGCGAAGTCGGCATGGTGTTCCAGCACTTCAACCTGTTCCCCCACATGACCGTGCTGGAAAATCTCTGCCTGGCGCAAAAGGTCGTGCGCAAGCGCGGCAAAAAGGAGCGTGAGGCCAAGGCCCTGGCGTTGCTGGAAAAGGTCGGCATTGCGCAGAAGGCCAATGAGTTTCCCTCGCGCCTCTCCGGCGGTCAGCAGCAACGGGTCGCCATTGCCCGCGCGCTGGCCATGGAGCCCAAGGTCATGTTGTTCGATGAACCCACCTCGGCGCTCGACCCGGAAATGGTCGGCGAAGTGCTGGACGTGATGAAGACCCTGGCCCTGGAAGGCATGACCATGGTCTGCGTCACCCACGAAATGGGCTTTGCCCGTGAAGTGGCCGATCGGGTGTTGTTCTTTGATCATGGCAAGTTGCTGGAAGACGCGGCCCCGGCCGAGTTCTTCGACGCGCCCAAAGACCCGCGTGCCCAGGCTTTCCTGCGTCAGGTCCTATAACCTGAACCTGCCTACCAGGGCTTGCAGGTCCCGGCTCAACCGCGTCAGTTGAGCACTCGCCGCCGCCGTTTCCTCACTGGCGGCGGCGGTTTGTTCGGACGCATCGCGCACCTTCAACACACTGCGATTGATTTCCTCGGCCACCGCGCTTTGTTCTTCGGCGGCAGCGGCGATCTGCGGGTTCATTTCCTGGATGATCGACACCGTGTCGGCAATCGCCGCCAGCGCGTCGCCGGCATTGCGGGTCAGGCCGACACTGTTGTCGGTCAAGGTGCGGCTGCTGTGCATGATATCGGCCACTTGCTGGGTGCCGGCATGAAGGCTGCGGATCAACTCTTCGATTTCTTCGGCCGAGGCTTGGGTGCGTAGGGCCAGGCTGCGTACTTCATCGGCGACCACGGCGAACCCTTCGCCTGCGCTGCCGGCCCGTGCGGCTTCGATGGCGGCGTTCAGGGCCAGCAAATTGGTTTGCTGGGGACACCGACTTGATCACTTCCAGCACGCTGCCGATCTTCTGGCTTTCCTGTTGCAAGGCCAGCATCGCCTGGCTGGCGCGAGACATTTCATCGGCAAGATGACCGATGTGCTCAACCGCCTGGGTCACCACCTGATCACCGATACTGGTTTGTCGATCCGCCTCATGGGCCGCCACTGACGCTTGCTCGGCGTGTCGGGCGACCTCCTGGGCGGTGGCCAGCATTTCATTCATGGCCGTTGCCACCTGGTCGGTTTCTTCTTTCTGGTGATGGATGCCGTCGCGGGTCTGTTGGGTGACGGCCGCCAACTGCGCGGCCGCGCTGCCAATCTGCTGGGCGCTGTCACCAATGCCACTGATCAGCGTGCGCAGGTTGCCCGTCATGTCCCCCATGCTGCGTTGCAACTGGCCGAGTTCATCACGGCGCTCCACCGGCACGTCGTGGCTCAAGTCCCCCTTGGCGATACGGCTGGCGACCGTCAGCACCTGGCGTAGCGGCACCACGATCTGCCGGGCGATCCACCAGGCGGCGAGGGCGCCGAGCAGCAAGGCCGCGGCGGTCACAGCGACCAGCAGGGTGCGGGTGTGCCGCGCCTCTTTGTCGCGCTTGACGGTCTGGGCCTGGCTCAGTTGGTGACTGTGCTCCAGCAACTGGTCGAGTTGCTGCTCGAAGCGGTTCTGCACGGTTTCGGTGGTGACCTGCGCCTCCTTGAGCCGTTGCAGTTGCTCGCGATAGTCGGCCAGGTCGGTCTTGAGCAGCGTTGCGTCAACGGGCAGGCGAGTGACGGCGGCCTGAGCGACGTCCAGGGCGTCCAGGGTGGCGCCGACGGCCTCGGCATAGGCTTGCAGCGACACGGCGGCCCAGGCGGGGCGTACGGCGCTGTCTTCGGCCTGGGCAATGGCCTGGCGCAGCTGTTCGATGCTGTCGAGCGCTTGCTGGTCTTGCTGATCCGGCAGTTCGCTGGCCACTTGAGCAAGGGTGTCGCTGGCTTGCAACGCGGTTTTGCTGAGGGGCGAGCGGGTGTTATCGCGTTGCTCGATCAGCGGGGGCAGCTCCACCAGCGCAGCCTTGAAGGCGGCAACCAGGCGCGTGGCCTCCTGGAGTCGCTGTTGGTCGGCAGGATCACGCATGCGGCCGGCAAAGAACGCCAGGTGCCGTTCGATTTTTTCAATGTGGGTTGCCATCTTGCCCAGGCTGGCCGTGTCGGTGAGGGTGCGGTACACGATGCGGTCGGCCCGCATGGCCTGGGCATCAGCGGCCAATTGCCCGAGGGCGCTCAGGTTGCCTGACCGGTAAAGCACAGCATTCAGCGCCTGCCAGCCGGTCACGGCGATGGCCAGGCTGAGCACCAGGACCTGCCCAAAACCCAGGGCAAGCTTGAGGCGGACGCTGGCGTTGACCAGCAAGCGGGTCAGCCGAGGAAACATGGTGCACCTCCAGATCCGAAAAAGCGTTTCGCAGTAACGGAAACGCTAAATCGATTTGGGCGGCTACCGGGCTGATAACGGCGTAGGAAATTTCACAAACTGTTAGATGCGGAAGCGTCCTACCAACGTTTGCAGGTAAATCCCCAGGCGCGCCAGTTCTGCGCTGGACGCGGCAGTTTCCTCACTGGCCGAAGAGGTTTGCTCCGACACGTCACGCACATTCAGCACGCTGCGGTTGATCTCTTCGGCCACGGCGCTCTGTTGCTCGGCGGCGGTGGCGATCTGCGAGTTCATCGCCTGGATCGTCGAGACCGTGCGCGTGATGTTGCCCAGGGCGGCGCCGGCGCGGCGGGTCAGTTCGACACTGCTGTCGGTGAGGCCGCGGCTGTTGTCCATGATGGTTGCCACTTGCTGGGTGCCACTTTGCAGGCCGACGATCAGTTCTTCGATCTCTTCGGTGGACTTCTGCGTGCGCTGGGCCAGGCTGCGCACTTCATCGGCCACCACCGCGAAGCCACGCCCGGCTTCACCGGCGCGGGCGGCTTCAATTGCGGCGTTGAGGGCCAGCAGGTTGGTTTGCTGGGCCACGGATTTGATCACATCGAGCACGCTGCCGATCTTGTCGCTTTCGCGTTTCAGATCGCCCATGGCCAGGGTGGAGTTGCCGACTTCGGTGGCCAGGCGTTCGATCTGGGCGATGGCTTCGCCGACCACTTTGTCACCTTCGCGGGCTTGCTGGTCAGCGGCGACGGCGGCTTCGGAAGCCTCCTCGGCGTTGCGTGCCACTTCCTGCACGGTGGCGGCCATTTCGTTCATGGCGGTCGCGACCTGGTCGGTTTCGACTTTCTGGCTGTTGACCCCGGCGCTGGTCTGTTCGGTCACCGCCGACAGTTGCTCGGCGGCGCTGGCGATCTGGGTCACGCCGTCGCTGATGCCGCCGATCAACTCACGCAGGCCCACGGTCATGCTTTGCATAGCGCGTTGCAGTTGGCCCAGTTCGTCCTGGCGCGCGGAGTCGAGGTTGTGGCTCAAGTCGCCGGAGGCCACGCGCTCGGCGACCTTGAGAGTCTGGTTCAGCGGGATGATGATCTGGCGGGTGATGGCCCAGGCGGCAATCAGGCCGAAGACCAGCGCGAGCACGGTGGCCAGCGCCAACAATTGCTTGGCTTGTGCGGCCTCGTTGTCACGCACCACGGTCTGCGACGCGGTGAGTTTTTTGCTGCGGTCGAGCAGGATGTCGCCTTGCTCGGCCATGGTTTTCATCGCCGCGGCGGTGGCGACCTGGGAGTCGCGGTACTGGCTGACCGCCGCGCGGTAGGCTTGCAGCGAAACGCTGGCCTGTTGCAGGTTGGTCGAATATTGATCAGGGATTTGCCCGTTCAGGCCGGTGATTTTCTTCAGGGCATTGTCGATGGCGTCCAGCGCAGGCTGCTCGGCTTCGACCTTGCCGCTGTAGGTGTAGCCGCGCACCTGGAAGCGCGCCTGTTGGATCAGCTTGCTCAGGTCCACCACGCTGTTGAACTGGCTGACGCTGTCGCCTTGCAGCAGGGCTTTCTCGATCTCGCCGACCTTGACCACCGCGTTGTCGGCGGTGTCGCCCAGCTTGCTGCGCGCGTTTTCGCGGTTGGCGCCGGCCTGGACCATGGCCTCGAAGGCGCGGCGGTATTGGTCGACGGCGACCAGTTGGTCGTCCACCAGGCGGTTGTCGGCGGGCTGATCGATCAGGGTGTCGGCGGTTTTCAGGCTGCTTTCCAATTGCACCAGCAGCGTGTTGACCGTTGTCGGGCCTTGTTCGCCACGGCGCATTTCGTAGTCCAGGCGCGCCAGTCGCAGGTCTTTGGTCAGCTCATTGACGCTGGAGATAAAGCCCAGCTTGTCACCCCGGCTGATCACGCCGCTGAGGCCGCTCCAGCCGGTGAAGGTGATCATGAGCGTGAGCAGTAACACCAGGCCAAAACCTACACCCAGCTTGGATTTGACGCTGACATTCCCCAGCTTTTCGGCTAACCAACGATACATGCTGCGAACTCCCCTGGAACAAGGCTTGGACTTATTCAGAGAGTATCGGCATTGGCGCGGGATTCTGTAGCGACGCAGGTCAAATGGGGGGGTGATGTACTCAGTTTCCCAACTTGGCACAGATCAAAATGTGGGAGCTGGCTTGCCTGCGATAGCGGTGTGTCAGCAGTCAATGTGCAAGCTGACCCACCGCTATCGCAGGCAAGCCAGCTCCCACACAAGCCAGTTCCCACATGGAGACTGCGGTGTTGTTTGGGGTTGGGTTAGAAGAGGCGGGCGAGCAGGGCAGTCACGGCGGTTTCAACCCGCAGAATGCGCGCGCCCAGCTGCACCGGTTGCAGGCCGGCCTTGGCCAGCAGGTCCACTTCGTAGGGAATCCAGCCACCTTCCGGGCCGATGGCCAGGGTCACCGGCTCACCCAGCCCGCGTGGGCAGGCTGGGTAATCGCCGGGATGGCCGATCAAACCCAGCGTCCCTGCGGCCATGGCCGGCAGGCGGTCTTCGACGAACGGCTTGAAGCGCTTCTCGATGATGATCTCGGGCAGCACCGTGTCGCGCGCCTGTTCCAGGCCGAGGATCAGTTGCTCGCGAATCGCCTCGGGCTCCAGGAACGGTGTCTGCCAGAAGCTTTTTTCCACGCGATAACTGTTGAGCAGCACGACCTTGGGCACGCCCATGGCCGCCACGGTTTGCAGGACCCGGCGCAGCATTTTCGGGCGGGGCAGGGCCAGCAGCAAAGTCAGCGGCAGTTTCGCCGGCGGTGGTTGGTCGAAGCTGACTTGCAACTCCGCCTCACTGGCTTCCAGGCGCAGCAGCTGGGCATTGCCCATCAGCCCGCCGATACGGCCGACGCGCAGGCTGTCGCCGACGGCGGCGCGGTGGACTTCCTGCATGTGCACCAAGCGCCGGTCACGCAGCACCACGCGGTCGGCCGCGATGAAGTCGGCCTCCTCAAGCAGCAGCAGGTTCACGGCTGGGTCGCTGGCGGCTGGTCGTCGTCGGCGGGCTGATCATCCGGGTGGTCGCCACGCTTGGTGATCAGGCTGCTGAACAGGATGCCGATCTCGAACAGCATCCACATCGGCACGGCGAGCAGGGTCTGGGAGAAGATGTCCGGCGGCGTGAGGATCATGCCGACCACAAAGCAGCCGATGATCACGTACGGGCGGATCTTCTTCAGGTACGCCACGTTGACCACGCCGATCCACACCAGCAGCACCACGGCCACGGGGATTTCGAAGGCCACGCCAAAGGCGAAGAACAGCGTCATCACGAAGTCGAGGTAGCTGGTGATGTCGGTCATCATTTCCACGCCGGCCGGGGTGGCGGCGGCGAAGAACTTGAAGATCAGCGGGAACACCAGGAAGTAGGCGAACGCCATGCCGGTGTAGAACAGGCAGATGCTCGACACCAGCAACGGCACGGCGATGCGCTTCTCATGCTTGTACAGGCCCGGCGCGATAAAGCCCCAGATCTGGTGCAGGATCACCGGGATCGCGAGGAACAACGAGACCATCATCGTCAGCTTCAACGGCGTGAGGAACGGCGACGACACATCAGTGGCGATCATCGTCGCGCCGGCCGGCAGGTACTGGCGCAGGGGCGTGGAGACGAAGGTGTAGATCTGCTGGGTGAAGGCGAACAACCCGGCAAAGATGATGAAGATCGCCGCTACGCAACGCAGCAGGCGGGTACGCAGCTCGGTGAGGTGCGAGACCAGCGGCATATGCTGGTCGTTTTCCGGTTTATCAGCGCTCATGGGGCTCGCGGCGGCAATGTAGGGTCATGGGGAGCAGGCGCCGCGACGGGCGTCGGTGCTGGCTCGGTGGGCGCGACGGGCGTGGCTTCAACAACAGGCGCAGGGGCGATGCTGTGTTCGGCCACAGGGGTAACCGGTTTTTCCGGCTCTTGCACCGGCGACAGAATCTTCCGGGCTTCCTGCTCCAACGACAGGATGTGTTCGTTGTGCAGCTGCCGGCGGATCTCGTCGGCGCCGATTTCCCGTTCAACTTCCTGTTTGATCGCATTGAAACTGCGTTTCAGGCGGCCGATCCACAGGCCGGCCGTGCGTGCGGCACCGGGCAGGCGTTCCGGCCCCAGTACCAGCAGGGCCACGAGGCCGACGAGCAGCAGTTCAGAGAAGCTGATACCAAACATTAGTCAGTGCTCACGAGTCTTTGCGGGTCGGCTCTTCGACTTTCTCAGCCTGCACGTCGAAGGTACGACGCTCGGTGATCGGCTGGGCGGCCTGCGGGTGCACAGGCTGCGCCGGTGGCACTGGGTTGGCGGCCGGGTCGGCCGGTTTTTCGTCGTCGTTCATGGCTTTGCGAAAGCCCTTGATCGATTCGCCGACGTCCGTGCCGAGGTTCTTGAGTTTCTTGGTGCCGAATACCAATACCACCACCACCAGAATGACGATCCAGTGTTTCCAGTCAAAAATACCCATGCTGCAAATCCTCAGTAAAAGTTATTCAGGCGGACGGGCGCGATGCCTTTTCGGCATGCCCGGACAAGCCGAAGCGACGGTCCAGTTCATCCAGCACGGCCTGCGGATGCTGCCCCAGTTGGGCGAGCATGACCAGGCTGTGGAACCAGAGGTCGGCGGTTTCGTAGATCACGTCGCTGCAGTCGCCGCTGATTTGCGCGTCCTTGGCGGCGATGATGGTCTCGACGGATTCTTCGCCGAGTTTTTCCAGAATCTTGTTCAAGCCCTTGTGGTAGAGGCTGGCGACGTAGGAGCTGTCGGCGTCCGCGCCTTTGCGGTCTTCCAGCACCTGGGCCACGCGGTTCAGGGTATCGCTCATGTTCAATGTCCTGCGGAATAGATGGCGTGCGGGTCTTTGAGCACCGGTTCGACAACCTTCCACGCGCCGTTCTCGAACACGCGGTAGAAGCAGCTGTGACGGCCGGTGTGGCAGGCAATGTCGCCGATCTGCTCGACCTTGAGGATCACCACGTCGGCGTCGCAGTCGATGCGCATCTCGTGCAGGGTCTGCACGTGCCCGGACTCTTCGCCCTTGCGCCACAGTTTGCCACGCGAACGTGACCAGTAAATGGCGCGCTGCTCAGTGGCGGTGAGGCTCAGGGCCTCGCGGTTCATCCAGGCCATCATCAGCACGCGCCCGGTCTTGTAGTCCTGGGCAATGGCCGGCACCAGGCCGTCACTGTCCCATTTGATCTCGTCCAGCCAGTCTTTCATGTTCGGCTCCGGCAATTTGCGACAGTGTATAACCGGATTGGCTATCGACGCACGATCAGATAAACACCGACGGCGACCATGATGCCCGCCGGCCAGTAGCCCAGCGCATTCAACGGCCCGCCGAGGGCGAGCACGATGCCGCCGGTCAGGTGCGCGGCGCCGAGCAGGCGCAGGAACCAGTCGTCCTTGCGCGTGTGCCACGGTGGCGCGGGGTCTTTGGCGTGGGGCTGGGACATGCGCTCCAGCAGGTCGCGGGTCATGTTGGCCAGGTGCGGCAGTTGCTCGACCTGGCTGTGCAGGTTGCCCAGCAGGGTTTTCGGGCTGACCCGCTCGCGCATCCAGCGTTCGAGGAACGGTTGGGCGGTGTTCCACAGGTCGAGGTCCGGGTACAGCTGGCGGCCCAGGCCTTCGATGTTCAGCAGGGTCTTTTGCAGCAGCACCAGCTGCGGCTGCACTTCCATATTGAAGCGCCGCGCGGTCTGGAACAGGCGCATCAGCACCTGGCCGAAGGAAATATCCTTTAACGGTTTTTCGAAGATCGGCTCGCACACCGTACGGATCGCTGCTTCGAATTCGTTGAGCTTGGTCTCGGCCGGCACCCAGCCCGAATCGATGTGCAACTGCGCCACGCGGCGGTAGTCACGCTTGAAGAAGGCGAACAGGTTGCGTGCCAGGTAGTCCTGGTCCTGCGGGGTGAGGCTGCCGACGATGCCGCAGTCGATCGCGATGTACTGCGGGCTCCACGGGTTGACGGTGCTGACGAAGATGTTGCCGGGGTGCATGTCGGCGTGGAAGAAGCTGTCGCGGAACACCTGGGTGAAGAAGATCTCCACGCCGCGTTCGGCGAGCATCTTCATGTCGGTGCGCTGGTCGGCCAGGGTGGCGAGGTCGGTGACCTGCACGCCGTAGATGCGCTCCATCACCAGCACTTTCGGGCGGCACCAGTCCCAATACACTTGCGGTACGTACAGCAGCGGCGAGCCTTCGAAGTTGCGCTTGAGCTGGCTGGCGTTGGCCGCTTCGCGCAGCAGGTCGAGTTCGTCGTAGATGGTTTTTTCGTAGTCGGCGACCACGTCCACCGGGTGCAGCAAGCGCGCATCGGCGCTGAAGCGCTCGGCGGCGCGGGCGAGGATGAACAGCCACGCCAGGTCCTGGCCGATGATCGGCTTGAGGCCCGGGCGGATGACCTTCACCACCACTTCTTCGCCGCTCTTGAGCTGCGCGGCGTGGACTTGTGCGACCGAGGCCGAGGCCAGCGGCTCGACGTCGAAACGGCTGAACACTTCGCTGATCTTCTGCCCCAGCTGTTCCTCGATCAGCTTCATCGACTGCTGGGAGTCGAACGGCGGCACGCGGTCTTGCAGCAGCATCAGTTCGTCGGCGATGTCCTCGGGCAGCAGGTCGCGGCGGGTCGAGAGGATCTGCCCGAACTTGATAAAGATCGGTCCCAGGTCCTGCAACGCCAGGCGCAGGCGCGCGCCACGGCTCAGCTCCAGCTTTTTGCGCGGGAACCAGCGCCACGGCAGCACATAGCGCACTGCCAGCAGGAACCACGGCAGGGGCAGGGCGAACAGCAGGTCATCGAGTTGGTAGCGGATTACGACGCGCTGGATACGAAACAAACGGCGGACGGCGAGCAGCTTCATGCGTTATCGCTTGGATCAAGGGAACGGCTCAGGCGCTCGAAGCGGGCCTCAAGGCGTTCCAGGTCGATTTTGGCCTTGTCGAGTTCGCGAAAGCGCGCTTGCGCTTCCCGTTCTCCGACCAGGGTGCGCGATTCTTCGCTCAGGTATTCGGCAAGGTTCTGGTTGAGGCTGGCGAACCCTTGCTGATACCACCGCGAACGGCTGCGCAGGTGCCCGCTGATCAGCTGGGTGGCCACCGGGCCGATCCAGCGTGACAGCTCGTATTCCCAGTCCAGTTCCAGGTCTTGCAGCACGGCGGCCAGGTCCATCAGCACCGAACTGTCGCCTTCCAGCTCCACTTCGGCGCTGTGCAGGATCGCCGTCTTGTTGCGGCTCAGGGCCAGGTGCAACAGGCTCGAGGCCGGCGCACGCAGGGTGCAATCGGCCTCGGCGGCCCAGGTGCTGGCGAGCAGCAGGCCTTCATCGCTGGGCAGGATAAACAGCTGCAAGGCGGGGCTGCGGCAATCGACGGCAATCACCTTGCCGGTCAAGTGCGCGAGCCGCGCCAGGGCGGTGCTGTCCAGGCGCAGGACACGGTTGAGGCCGTGTTCGACGCTGGCGAGAAGGCCCTGGAACAGCATCAGGGCTTGATGCCGCGGTGCAGGGCGACGATGCCCGAGGTCATGTTGTGGTAGGTCACGCGGTCGAAACCGGCCTCTACCATCATCGACTTCAGGGTTTCCTGGTCGGGGTGCATGCGGATCGATTCGGCCAGGTAGCGATAGCTCTCGGCGTCATTGGTGATCAGCTTGCCCATCAGCGGCATGAAGGCGAACGAGTAGGTGTCGTAGACCTTGGACATGATCGCGTTGGTCGGCTTGGAGAACTCCAGCACCAACAGGCGCCCGCCCGGCTTGAGCACGCGCAGCATCGAGCGGATCGCGTCTTCTTTATGGGTGACGTTGCGCAGGCCGAAGGCGATGGTCACGCAGTCGAAATGGTTGTCGGGGAACGGCAGCTTTTCAGCGTCGGCCTGGACGAATTCGATATTGCCGGCCACGCCTTTATCCAGCAGGCGGTCGCGCCCGACCTTGAGCATGGAACCGTTGATGTCCGCCAGCACCACCTGGCCGGTGGGGCCGACGAGCTTGGAGAACTTGGCTGCCAGATCGCCCGTGCCGCCGGCGATGTCCAGCACGCGGTTGCCGGTGCGGACGCCCGACAGCTCGATGGTGAAGCGCTTCCACAGGCGGTGCATGCCGCCGGAGAGCACGTCATTCATCAGGTCGTACTTGGCCGCAACCGAGTGGAACACCTCAGCGACTTTTTCCGCCTTTTGGCTTTCCGGGACGTTCTTGAAGCCGAAGTGAGTGGTGGGTTCGGCATCGCTGCCTTTGCGCTGATCAGTCATATCGCTGTCACCAAAAGAGAATGCGGCACATGATAATCCCCAAGGCCTGCTTTGTCTTGGCAAGGCTGAAGGTAAGATGGGTGGTCACCGAGACCTTTTGCCGCATCGAAGGTATCCAAACCGCTATAAAGAGGAGTCATTGCAATGGCCCGTATTACTGTTGAGCGTGCACATTCCCTGGGTAAAGAAGGCGCGCGGGCAAAGGCCGAGAAGTTGGCGCATAAACTCAAGGAGCAATATGGCCTGGAGCCGTCGTGGTCTGGCGATACCTTGAACCTCAAGCGTTCAGGGGTTAAAGGCACGGTAGTAGTGGCGGATGATTCGCTGCGTATTGATGTGGAACTGGGGCTGTTGATGTCGGCCATGAGTGGCACCATCAAGTCCGAAATCGAGAAGGCCCTGGATAAAGCACTGGCTTGATCCGAGTGTTCTAGGGTGCCGATTCTAATTTTTCCTCCTACTTTGTGGCCAAGCCCTCAACTCCTGTGGGCCGTTCCTCCACCCTATTCTGCGTGAGGTGCACCATGGCCAAAGTTATCTTGAAGAAAAAAATCGACGCCCAGACTACTGCCCTGAGCGACGTTAAAACCTACGCCCGCAAGATCTGGCTGGCGGGCCTGGGGGCTTACGCCAAGGTTGGCAGCGAAGGCAGCGAGTACTTCAAGGAACTCGTTAAAGCCGGTCAACATGTTGAAAGTAAAGGCAAAAAAGTTGCAGTTGAACAACTTGATGCGGCCAACAGTCAGATTGATCAAGTAAAGAGCAATGTCTCCTCTGTCAAAGGTCGGGTAGAAGTTCAGCTGGATAAAGTTGAAAAAGCTTTTGATACTCGTGTTGCCAGTGCCTTGAATCGAATCGGCATTGCGTCTAAACATGACGTGGAGACACTCTCTGCTAAGCTCGAAGAGCTAACGGCATTGCTCGAACGTGTCGCGCGTAAACACTAAGGAGACATCGGGATGGCTGTTCAAAAGAAACCTCAGAAAGAAGGCAGCTCGTGGGTCGGGAAAGTTGAAGAATATTCCCGCAAGATCTGGCTGGCTGGTTTAGGCGTTTACTCGAAGATCGACAGTGACGGCAGCAAACTCTTCGAGACGCTGGTTAAAGACGGCGAGAAGGCCGAGAAAGTAGCCAACAACGCAGTCGGTAAAAAAGTCACTGCGGCCAAAGCCACTGCCGGTTCGCGCATCAGCGATGCGAAGAAACAAGTGCTGGGGACTTGGGGGGAGCTGGAAGGGGCTTTGGACAAGCGCCTTAACAGCGCCATTTCGCGCCTGGGCGTGCCGAGCAAGGCGGAAGTCAAAGCGCTGCACAGCAAGGTCGATACCCTGACCAAGCAAATCGAAAAACTCACCGGCGCCAAAGTGGCTCCTGTGAAAACCGCCGCCGCCAAGCCTGCCGCTAAAACGGCGGCGGCCAAACCGGCGGCTAAAAGCGCAGCCAAGCCTCTGGTGAAAGCCACTGCCAAGCCCGCCGCAAAACCTGCGGCCAAGGCACCGGCAAAAGCCGCAGCCAAACCGGCGGCCAAG
Proteins encoded in this window:
- the ubiB gene encoding ubiquinone biosynthesis regulatory protein kinase UbiB, which translates into the protein MKLLAVRRLFRIQRVVIRYQLDDLLFALPLPWFLLAVRYVLPWRWFPRKKLELSRGARLRLALQDLGPIFIKFGQILSTRRDLLPEDIADELMLLQDRVPPFDSQQSMKLIEEQLGQKISEVFSRFDVEPLASASVAQVHAAQLKSGEEVVVKVIRPGLKPIIGQDLAWLFILARAAERFSADARLLHPVDVVADYEKTIYDELDLLREAANASQLKRNFEGSPLLYVPQVYWDWCRPKVLVMERIYGVQVTDLATLADQRTDMKMLAERGVEIFFTQVFRDSFFHADMHPGNIFVSTVNPWSPQYIAIDCGIVGSLTPQDQDYLARNLFAFFKRDYRRVAQLHIDSGWVPAETKLNEFEAAIRTVCEPIFEKPLKDISFGQVLMRLFQTARRFNMEVQPQLVLLQKTLLNIEGLGRQLYPDLDLWNTAQPFLERWMRERVSPKTLLGNLHSQVEQLPHLANMTRDLLERMSQPHAKDPAPPWHTRKDDWFLRLLGAAHLTGGIVLALGGPLNALGYWPAGIMVAVGVYLIVRR
- a CDS encoding SCP2 domain-containing protein, producing the protein MLFQGLLASVEHGLNRVLRLDSTALARLAHLTGKVIAVDCRSPALQLFILPSDEGLLLASTWAAEADCTLRAPASSLLHLALSRNKTAILHSAEVELEGDSSVLMDLAAVLQDLELDWEYELSRWIGPVATQLISGHLRSRSRWYQQGFASLNQNLAEYLSEESRTLVGEREAQARFRELDKAKIDLERLEARFERLSRSLDPSDNA
- the ubiE gene encoding bifunctional demethylmenaquinone methyltransferase/2-methoxy-6-polyprenyl-1,4-benzoquinol methylase UbiE; the encoded protein is MTDQRKGSDAEPTTHFGFKNVPESQKAEKVAEVFHSVAAKYDLMNDVLSGGMHRLWKRFTIELSGVRTGNRVLDIAGGTGDLAAKFSKLVGPTGQVVLADINGSMLKVGRDRLLDKGVAGNIEFVQADAEKLPFPDNHFDCVTIAFGLRNVTHKEDAIRSMLRVLKPGGRLLVLEFSKPTNAIMSKVYDTYSFAFMPLMGKLITNDAESYRYLAESIRMHPDQETLKSMMVEAGFDRVTYHNMTSGIVALHRGIKP
- a CDS encoding polyhydroxyalkanoic acid system family protein, translated to MARITVERAHSLGKEGARAKAEKLAHKLKEQYGLEPSWSGDTLNLKRSGVKGTVVVADDSLRIDVELGLLMSAMSGTIKSEIEKALDKALA
- a CDS encoding phasin family protein; the protein is MAKVILKKKIDAQTTALSDVKTYARKIWLAGLGAYAKVGSEGSEYFKELVKAGQHVESKGKKVAVEQLDAANSQIDQVKSNVSSVKGRVEVQLDKVEKAFDTRVASALNRIGIASKHDVETLSAKLEELTALLERVARKH
- a CDS encoding phasin family protein, giving the protein MAVQKKPQKEGSSWVGKVEEYSRKIWLAGLGVYSKIDSDGSKLFETLVKDGEKAEKVANNAVGKKVTAAKATAGSRISDAKKQVLGTWGELEGALDKRLNSAISRLGVPSKAEVKALHSKVDTLTKQIEKLTGAKVAPVKTAAAKPAAKTAAAKPAAKSAAKPLVKATAKPAAKPAAKAPAKAAAKPAAKPAAKTAAAKPAAKPAAKPVAAKAAAKPAAKPAVKAAAKPAAKTAAAKPAAKPAAAKPAAKPAVAKPAAKPAAKKPAVAKKPAAPKPAVVAKPAAAPTASTANSVSAPTPAATPTVTPATPTPSSQS